In Candidatus Microthrix subdominans, the DNA window TGGGCGAGGCGGTCGTACTCCTCCTCGGAGCCGTCACACCACTCGACGGCGTCGGGCTGGAGGATCTCCCGCCATTGTTCGACCCAGTCGATGAGCTTCTGGTTGTTCGTGGTTCCAGCCATCAGATCAGGTCTCCTTGTCGTGTGGCGCTGCGCGCCTCAGGGGCCGGGCCCGGAAGGTTTTCCGAGTCCGGGAACCCCGGTGTACCCATGTCGATTTCAGATCCGAGCCGAACCGTGGTGGCCACCTGAGCCGGCTGCTCGTCCACGTCGGTGCCGGCGGCCAGCTCGAAGATCACACGCTGGCCGGGGCGCAGCATGCGGAAGATCGAGCCGTCCAACGCATCCGTGGACAGCTCGTATTCGCCAAGCGTGGTGTCGCTGATCACCGTGCCGTCGCCGGTGAGGGGGTCGTAGCTCTTGATCACACCCTGCACGTGGACGCTCCGTTCGGTTCCGAATGTTGGCCAAACCGGCCACACGTCAACGCGACGCGTGAATCATCGGGCTGTGCCCAGTCAAGCCTACAACGCGAGGTTTTCACAAGCGGACGAAACACAGTTCGCATCGCTTGGTGCAGCGGCGACGCTCAGGCGGACTCTGGCTGCCAGTTGCGGGCCGGCGGCTTGGTGACCTTGCCGGCCTTGAGGCAGCCGGTGCAGACGTCGATGCGCTTGGTGGAACCGTTGACGACGGCTCGAACCCGTTGGATGTTCGGGTTCCAGCGGCGGCGGGTGCGGCGATGGGAGTGCGACACCGACATGCCGAAGCTGGGCTTCTTGTTGCAGAGTTCGCAAACGCTGGCCATGGAACGATCCTTCGCTGTGGGGGAGACACCGCCTCATCGAAGGGCGCGTGTAATGCGACTGACAAGGGTACCCGGTCCACGGCCACCCGACGCAACGCGACCCGATGAACGGACGGTGAGGTCCGGCATCCCAGCGAGCTGTCAGCATGGGAGGGTGACGACGTCAACGCCGCTGTCCCTGCGGGATCTCGACGCCCTCGCCGTCGACAAGCTGCGCGGCGTGGGTGGCAAAAAGCGTGATGGACTGGCCATGCTCGGCATCGACTCGGTGCTCGACCTGCTGTTCCACTACCCCCGTCGCTACGTCGACCGCACCCGCGAGGCGCGCATCGCCGACCTGAAACCGGGGGAGGAGGGCATGTTTCTCGGCGAGGTGGAGCGGATCTCAGGGCGCCGGGTGCGGGGCGGCCGGGCGCTGGTCGAGGCCAGGGTGACCGACGGCAGCGGCTCGATGAAGGTGACGTTCTTCAACCAGGCCTGGCGGGAGCGCCAGCTGCCCACCGGCACCAAGGCGGTGTTCTACGGCAAGGTGGACGAGTTCCGCGGGACCCGGCAGCTGACCAACCCGGTCGTCGACCTGGTCGGCGACCGCACCGGGAAGATCCTGGCCATCTATTCCCAATCCGAGAAGGCCAAGCTGAGCACCTGGGAGCTGGCCGACTGGGTGGCCGAGGCGTTGCGCCGCATTGCGCCCCGGGGCCTGGCCGACCCGGTGCCTCGCCGGGTGCTCGACGCACTCGACCTGATCGATCGCCAGGATGCGATGGCCACGATCCACGCGCCCGAATCGATGGGCCACATGATCAAGGCGCGTTCCCGGCTGGTGTTCGACGAGCTGTTGCGGGTGCAGCTGGCCCTGGTGGCAGCCAAGGCCGAGCGGGAGCGAACCGTCACCGGCGTGGTCCACGCACTGGGGGAGCGGGCCGACCGGGCGGTCTCGCCTGGGTTGGTCGATGCCTTCCTCGCGTC includes these proteins:
- a CDS encoding 50S ribosomal protein L28, yielding MASVCELCNKKPSFGMSVSHSHRRTRRRWNPNIQRVRAVVNGSTKRIDVCTGCLKAGKVTKPPARNWQPESA